DNA from Gemella massiliensis:
ACTGCATAAACGTGATCTTTTATCGTATTGAAAAAACCTCCACGAATGGGGTAGTGTACTTTTAAATTGTCAACTTTTAACATTAGCTATCCTCCCCTTCAAATACAAAGTGTTTGTAGCAAGTACATCTTACATAATGTCCCTCTTCCGCCTCATGTAAAGTCGGATTAGGTTCATGTGCTTCTTCTTTAATCCATGGAATACGATCCGCAAAACGACACCCGTTACGGTCAAGATTTTTAATAGACGGCACCATACCTTGAATTACATATAATTCATCATCTGCCGCATCATCGTCTAATTGTGGTATACTGCGTAAAAGACTACGTGTATAAGGATGTTTCGGATTTTTGAAGATTTGTTCTGCAGTACCGATTTCCACCACTTCTCCTGCATATAACACCGCCACTCTATCCGCCATTTCAGCAACGACACCAAGATCGTGAGTAATTAAAATAATTCCGGCGTGCATTTCGTTTTGCAATCCTTTTATCAAATCTAAAATTTGTGCTTGAATAGTTACATCTAAGGCTGTAGTCGGTTCATCAGCGATTAAAACATTAGGCTTACAACTCATCGCCATCGCAATCATAACACGTTGACGCATACCACCTGATAATTCATGCGGATATTGTTTTGCACAACGTTTCGGATTTGGAATACCTACTTGAGTTAATAACTCAATAACACGTGTTTCTCGTTCTTCCTTTGATAATTCAGTATGATAAATCAAAGCTTCTTCTATTTGTTTTCCTATTCTATGAAGGGGATTTAAAGAAGAAAGCGGATCTTGGAAAATCATACCAATATCTTTCGTTCTAATTTTATTCATCTCTTCTTCAGTCAGTTCTAAAAGATTTTTCCCATCGTAAATAATCTCTCCGGTAGAACGTGTTAAATTTTCATTATGAAGTCGCATAATTGTCGTTGCTAAAGTTGACTTACCGCAACCACTTTCTCCAACAATAGCAAGCACTTCATTTCTATACAAATCCAAACTCACCTTGTCGACAGCGTTAAAATAATCATCTTTAATTCTAAAAGCTGTTTCCAGATTTTTAATCTCTAATAGTTTGTCCATTAACTACTCCTTCCGAACATACCTAATATCATTTTATAGCTTTTCTGTTCAAACTTTATAACTTTTATATTTTTATATTAACTACACAGTCAATTTTTTTAAAACATAGTAATATATTATAAGATTTTTCGAAAAAATGCAATAAAAAAGTTGCAATTCCCACTAAAAAAACTAGAATTTTCTGAATATTCAGTGAGAATTGCTATAATTTTTTTATTATTTTTTCCCTGCATTTATTCAACTACAAATTTGAAAAATATAAAATTATTAAATAACCTCTTCCCCAAAATTTTATATTTCTATTATATCCGTCGGCAATTCCGGATCTGTATCAAAAATACAAATTCTGTTGTTACAATCAATATCTTTTGATTCCAATGTTGTTACAGCCGTCATCCTTGCCAGCTCCTTAGTATTATTTTCTTTACTAAGATGGGCAAGGTAGATATTTTTTGTATTATCCCCGATAATTCTTGTGAGATAATTTGCCGAATCTGTATTGGATAAATGCCCCATATCTGATAAAATACGTTGTTTCGTTTTCCAAGGATATGAGCCGCTGAGTAAAACATTTTCCTCATGATTGCTCTCATAAACAAGAGTGTCGGAGTCTTTTACATAATCTATCATTTTATCCGAAATATATCCGGTGTCTGTTAAGATACCAACTCTCTTACCGTCACATTCAAAAGTGTAAAACTGCGGATTAGCTGCATCATGACTTACTCCAAAACTGTTAACGACAATATCTCCAAAAATCTTACTTTCTTCTTTTTCAAAATGAAATTTCAAATCGGATTTAACTTCTCCAATTTTTGTCATATTATCCCAAGTCAGTTTATTTGCATAGATTGGAATATTGTATTTTCTCGCAAGAACACCAACCCCTTTTATATGGTCGATATGTTCATGAGTAACAAAAATTGCATTAATATCTTTTATATCTTTATCTATTTGTTCCAGATTTTCCACTATTTTTTTTCCGGTAAGTCCTGCATCAACTAAACATCTGAATTTAGGACTTTCTATATAAATGCTATTTCCACTACTGCTACTAGCCAAAACTGATAATTTCAAATTACACCTCCATTTATTAATATTTCTTGTTTATTATAGCATTACTTCGTGTCCTTTTCCACTAGCTAAAACACACTTTAATAATTTATTTCAAATTTCTTATCTTAAAATATCAAGTAATAATTATAAAATCATTATTTCATTTTAAAATATCCTATAATTAAATAGCTACTTAAATTAAAATTTATATATCCTTATCATAAAATTACTGTATATAAACTATAATTTAATAAATAATTATTAATATATCCTAGCTTTAAATCGTAATTATTATTAAATATCTCTTTAAGAAACATTTGTATTATAGCTTATTCTGATATATAATTAGTATATTGAATTTTTATAGGAGAATGTGCATGAATATCGCTAAAAGAGAGAAATGTATACTACTTGATTTTATTATTACACACGAACTTATTAAAACTACATGGCTTAATACATTACGTGATAATTTTGATAACAGTTCGGAAGCACTGCTGTTTAAACACACAATTTATAAATATTATTCTGACATCAGTGCATACCAAACGCTTATCGGTGATGTTTTTACCGAACCGTCACTACCTCTTGTTCAAATGATTTATCGCCGTTTTATGACACAAAATGTTAATAACGTTGATGATTTTTTGCGAATTTTAGATGCTATCGATCCGAATGAGTTTAAGTTAGCGGTAGTTAAATACGCTTTTAATAAAAATACCATACTTGATAACGATACCTTTCTGGAAAATCTTTCTTTACTTGATATTGGAAACGAAACTAAATTTGTACTGTTTTCCGCCTACAGAAGTTTTGGAATTTATCGTAAAAAAATTAAAAACTGTTTTTCTACATTATACCCAATTTTTCTTAAGCACTACATTGATGCTGAAAAATTGTTTGAACCACAACTTACGAAATTTTATAAAGAAGTTGATAAAAATACAAATTCTTATTTTCTAAATATACTTGGAACGGAAAAACTCGATACTTTGTACCGTAAATATATTAATAATAAAGCTAAAGCATTATTGCAAGATAACCATGAGTCCGAAATAATACCCTTGATGTTTTCCGCTAATCGTCTTGTTATTATTAGCGACGAACCATTTACAACGAATAACAGTCCGTTTCAACCTGTTATTTGCCTTGGACTGTTAACAAGAGAATCAGCTACACAGTTAAAAAATGCCGATAACATTCGCAAATCATTATTAAAAGCTCTTGGCGATGATACACGTTTCGAAATTCTCCGCATGATTCACTACGGTTTTAATACAAACAAAAAATTGAGCGATTTTTTCCAAATCTCGCCACCGGCAATTACTTATCAAACAAATATTTTAAAACAAGCCGGACTTGTTGACAGCTATGGAAACGGGTTACTCTGTGTCAATTTCGAGAAAATAAAATTAGGTTTGAAATCAATAGAATTTTTATTCTTGTTGGTAGGAGAAACCGATAATGACGATAACACATAATCTTAAATAATAATATTGCGATAAGCTATAAAAAAATTTAATTAAAAATTAAAACCAAGATTAAAGAAACATACTTCTAAAATCTTGGTTTTTAAATATTTAAAACAATTAATCTTTTTTATTAAGGTTAATTAATTCTTTATAGTTTATCCTATTCTTTAGCTGACAGTGCTGCCATTGTGATATAGTTGTACGGTTTATTGAAGTGCGGTAAGAAGAAAATATCAGTTAATGCTAATTTTTCGATCGTTACTTTCTCTTGAATTGCCAATGAGAATAAGTGTATTCCCATAGAAACATCTTCTTTAGATGCAATTTGCGCTCCTAAAATTACACGGCTATCTTTATCATAAACAATTTTAATTTTCACTTCATGGTTGTCATGTTCAATAAATTCCGGTTTTTGCAAGTCTGTAAATTCAGTTACCACTGCATTGTATCCAAAACGTTTTGCTTTTTCTAATGTAAGACCTGTTGATACCATTTTTAAATCATAGATACAAATACCGTTTGACCCTTGAACTCCTGCCGATTCAACAACATCACCGTCACCTCCGGCATTTAAAGCCGCAACCAAACCGGTACGAACCGCATTTGATGCCAAAGCAATATAATTTGTATCTTCTATTGCATTATCGTACACTGTTGCACAATCTCCTATTGCATAAACATCTTTAATGCTTGTTTCTTGTTTTTTGTTTACCAAAAATGCACCATTACGGAATAGTTCTATTTTACCATTTCCTAGTGCTGTATTCGGTCTAAATCCAACAGCCAGAACTACCATATCAACATCGAATGTTTCTTTATCGGTAACCAATCGTTCAACTTTGCCGTCACCTTCAATAGCCTCCACTTTTTGCCCAAATGCCAATTTAATACCATGATCTTCCAAGTTTTTCTTCATTAAATCAGAAAATTCCGGATCATAGTAACCTGCTAGACATGTATTTACTATATCAACCACCGTTACTTCTTTTCCTAAACGTTCAAACGCCTCAGCTAATTCAACTCCGATATAACCGGCTCCAACAACTGCCACACGTTTAATATTCGGATTATCGTTTAATTTATTAATTACTTCCTCAGCGTTTTGATATAATTTTACAAATTGTAAATTTTCCAACGTTGCTTTAAATTCACGATTACCGGGTACCAGTTCCGCACCTTTTATAGGAGGTAAAATTGGTGTTGAGCCTGTTGCTAAAATTAATTTATCATATGATTCTACATGTTGTGTTTTCCCCTCCAATAACACATGCACTTCTTTTTTATCATAGTCAATCGACTCAACAGGTGAATTCATATATACCTTAGCACCGGCTTTTTCCAAAGACTCTTTATTTGCATAAAATAATCCTTCCGCACCTGAAATTTGTTTACCTATCCACAACGCCATACCACAACCTAAAAATGAAATATTTGAGTTTTGATCAAAAACTACAACTTCATTTTTATCACCATATGTTGCTAAAATCTTATTAACACAAGCTGTTCCTGCGTGGTTAGCCCCAACTACTACTATTTTACTCATATCAAATACCTCTTTATTATTAAATTTTTAATGATAATAATTATCATTACCGCCATTATACTCAGAATTAAATTCAATTACAAATTTACCGCTCATAAAAATAAGATAAATTTTAAAAAATTATTTTAATGGCATATTTTTGTATCTGTATTACTTCTGTATTAAAATTTTTTTAATAATCCCATTATCTAAAACTATAGATGTAGATTAAAAACAAATTGTCTGTATTAATAATTATTAATATCTGTATTAACGAAACATTAAATTAACTTTAAAAAATAAAAAATTATTAATGCTAATTATGTTTAAAATTAAATAAAAAAGCAAATGATTTTTTGTATCATCGCCTTTTTGTGTAACTATTATGTCATCATGCTATTGTTGTTATCAGATTTTAATAACTTTTCCAATTCTTTTGAATACTCGATTTTTTCTATATTATAGGTATTTTCTCTTGGGATGATAAGAGTATTAATGTTAAACCTAGAATTATCATTTATAATCAATCTGGTAAAAATTTTCTCACCGACACCTCGAATACTTTCGTAATCTATTGCATAATTTTTTATTTTAGATTTTGTTGTAAAAGCCTGTTTATCTTTTTCTAAAATTATTTTTTTATACAAACCTTTTGTATCAGCAGTTTTTACCGTTTTAATTATTTCTTTGTACCTAGGGTTATTTTTCATATAAATAACTCCCCCAATAGCAACAATAAAAGCAAACGTTCCGACTATTCTTTTTTTCATATTATACCCCTCCTTAAACATTATTTTAATTTTCAAAATTTTCAAATCTAACCAATGGTGAATTTATTAGTTAACCATTATAATATATCTTTTTTATATTTTTTTCAACTATTTTATTATATATTTTAGACTATAAAATAATTAATCGCTATTATTACAAGTTTTAAATAATGCTATTTTAGATTATGAAATAAATATTTTATAGTGAATTATTTATATTATATTGTGAAAATTTAATTTTAATTAATTTTTTCATCAGTCGAAGGTTTTCTAGCTATAATAGTCATTATATGCTAAAATACATAGTAACATACACAGAACAAGGAGAAAAAATATGCCAAAAAACATCAAACGTAGTATCGCTGTTTTTTTCACTTTAACTTTAACAGTCGTACTGAGTGCTTGTAGCATGTTACAGTTCAATAAATCAGCCGAAAACATTTTAAATAAAACGGCAGACACAGCTAAAAGTATAAAAAATACCGATTTTATTTCTACTAATGTTTCTGAAATAGTAAACGGTGAACAAACTCATAAAGTCGACAGCAAAATTTCCGGTTCTATTATTTTTGAACCATTCACTTTAAAAACTATCTCCGAAACTAAATCACAAAGTACAACCCAAAAATCTGAACTTTATGTCAAAGATAATGTTATTTACACAAAATCTTTTGAACAAAATAGTTGGATTAAAAACTCCAACGACAACGTTATGTCGCAATTTCAAAATCTAAAGAACATTGCTTACTCTGAAAAAATTTTTGAATTTTATAAGAAACTTGCCAAAGATTTTAAAGTAACTGAAGAAAATGGAAATTACGTACTTACTTATTCGGGAAGTGGCGAACAGTTTAAAGAACTCATGGTAGAAATTGTTAATTCTGCTTCTGGTTCTCAGCAAGTCGACACCAATACATTTAATGACGTTAACTTTAAAAATGTTTCTATTAGATATGTTATAACAAAAAAATTTATACCTGTTGATATTGAAACAACTATGGATCTTGAGATTAAAAACAACATCGGTTCAGCTATGAAACTAACTCAAAAAACTTCCTATACTAATGTAAATAAGGTATCGGACATTTCCCTACCTGATGACGTAAAAAATGCAACCGAATTAAAAACAGATTAATATTTTTTAATTAACCTAAATTTCAAAACAAGAAATTTAGGTTAATTTAGTTTTCTGGAAATATTAAATCTATTTACATATTTATTTTTATATGTTATATTATTGTCATATAATCATGATATGAAAGGAAGAAAATTATTTACAATTATAGCGCCCGAACTAAGCACCAACGATTAACAGGAGCTTAGTTGACGAGGAAAAAAGTTATCGAAAATTCGGCGGATGCTTTTTCGGAAAATGGAATTTCGTTAAATGCTGTACAAAGGTGTACTTTCACTACAAAAGCAGTATTATTTCCCATATATTATTTTACAAACATTGCTATTAGGCTTGTTGCTATTCTTAGTGGTGAAATACTGGCTTCACCTGAGATTATAAGCTCAGATGAACCTTAAGAAATCCACTGCGTAGCAGTTAGTTCTTAAGGTTGCCACACCACTATAGAATTAGCAACAAAAAAATTTTGTATATAAATATGTAAAATAATATATACTTTAATATATAATCTAAAACTATAATTTACTTAGTTTTATAAATAATTTAGGAAAAAGCAAGGAGATTTTATATATATGTGTGGAATCGTAGGATTTATCGGAGAAGATAATGGAGTAAAATTTTTAATTGACGGGCTTAGCAGTCTTGAGTATCGTGGCTATGACTCTGCCGGTATTGCCGGAATAGTTGATAAAGAAGCTAAGGTTATTAAAACCGTCGGTCGTATTAAAAATCTTGAGAAATTAACACCTGCCGACCTTTATTTTAATATTGGAATCGGACATACACGTTGGGCGACCCACGGCGGCGTTAATGTAACAAACTCTCATCCTCACCAAAGTTTTAACAAACGTTTCGTTTTAGTTCACAACGGAGTTATTGAAAACTTTCAAGAGTTAAAAGACAGATTTTTTAAAGATGTTAATCTTGTTAGTGAAACTGATACGGAAGTAGTTGTTCAATTAATTCAAATTTATAGTGATCGTGGCTTATCTACTAAAGACGCTTTTAAAAAAGCTATTTCTAAGCTACAAGGATCATACGCTTTATGCTTAATTGATACCGATGATAAAGATACCTTGTATGTTGCAAAAAATAAAAGTCCACTCTTAGTCGGACTTGGAGATAACTCTACTAACTATGTTGGTAGCGACGCTCTTGCAATGATTAAATACACTAACAACTTTTTAGAAATTAATGACGGTGAAGTCGTTATTGTGAAAAAAGACAATGTAACTATTGAAGATAAAGACGGCAAAATCATAAAACGTAAACCTTTCTCTACTAACTTAAATGCGGGTGAAATTGACAAAGGTATTTACGAACATTATATGATTAAAGAAACAAACGAACAAGTCAGAGCAATGCGTAATATCATCTCTCATTACTTTAATGGACATGATGTAAATATTGATACAGAAATAATTAATCACATTAAAGATGCTGACAGATTATATATTATCGGTTGTGGTACCAGCTACAACGCCGGCTTGGTAGGTAGAAATTATTTTGAAAAATGGGCAGGTATTCCAACAGAAGTTCACCTAGCTAGTGAATTTGCCTACAATGTACCACTCTTATCGAAAAAACCAATGTTTATTTTCTTATCACAATCAGGAGAAACTGCGGATTTACGTGCCGTTCTTACTAAACTTCGCAGCGTAAACTCCAACTATAAATTCTTGGTATTAACTAATGTTGATTCTTCTACATTAAGCCGTGAATGTGATTATACTTTACTTCTTCATGCCGGTGTTGAAATCGCCGTAGCATCTACTAAAGCATATACTTCACAAATAGCAATACTAAGTATTTTAGCATATGAAGTAGCAACAAGACGTAACAGTAAACCGAAACTTGATATTGAAAAAGAATTATCAGTAGTAACCTCAGCTATTGAATCTATCCTTGATGATACCAAAACTATTAAAAAATTGGCAGAAGAGTTATTTACAGAACGAAACGCATTTTATATCGGTCGTGGCATTGATTATTATAGTGCCTGTGAAGCCGCTCTTAAACTTAAAGAAGTTTCTTATATTCAAACAGAAGGTTTTGCCGGTGGAGAACTAAAACACGGAACAATCGCTCTTATCGAAGAAAAAACTCCGGTAGTAGCTTTAATTACCAGCACAAAACTGGATCTTAATACCCGAAGCAATGTCAGTGAAGTAGCAAGCCGTGGTGCAAATACTCTAATTATCACATTGGAAAAATTAGCACGAAAAGGCGACTACGCTATTCCAAATGTTAACGAAGACCTTGCACCTATTGCAAGTATTGTTGTAACGCAATTATTCGCTTACTATGCAGCTGTCGGCCGTGGACTTGATGTTGATAAACCACGTAATCTGGCAAAATCAGTAACTGTTGAATAAGTAATTTATAATAATTTTAATATCCCCTCAAAACATGAACCGTTTTGAGGGGACTTATTTTAACCTTAATATGTATCTATTTTATATATTTTCTTTTTATTACAAACGCCAATATTAATCCAAAAATACCCAAAACGAAGTTACTGTTGGGAACTTCCCCTGTGTTTGGCAATTTAGTAATTTTTTTATTTTTTTTCGGAATATTATCCTTAGATTTTGGTGGTTGTTCTTCTTTATCTGTCGGCTTATCGGGTGTTGGCGGTGTTGGGACTGGCGGTGTTGGGACTGGCGGTGTTGGGACTGGCGGTGTTGGAGCTGGTGGCGCTGGAACAGGTGGCGTTGGTGTTGGTGGCGTTGGAACAGGTGGCGTTGGTGTTGGTGGCGTTGGAACAGGTGGCGTTGGTGTTGGTGGCGTCGGTACAGGTGGGGTCGGGATTACTTCCCTATCATCAGTAACAACTAACTTTCCGTCCTTATACTCCGCTTTTCCACTTGTAAGTGTAGAATGAATTGTTATCTTTCCTTTTTCATCTACGCTAAATATAAAATCTGTTACTGCTTTAAAGCCTGTTGGTGCAAATATTTCCCTAAAGGTATATTTCTTCCCTACTTCCAAATCTTTAATTGTATGATTTTTCCCTTTTTCAGTTATCCATTCATCTACTATTCTACCATCTTCACCCTCAAAAATTCGTATCTTCGCTCCAACTACTTCTGATATTGTTTTATCGTCGTTGAAACTTATTTTGCTTACTACTACATCTTTTTTCTTAGGTTTCGGCAATATTTCAGGAATATATTTATTATCAATTACAAAATTATATTTTTTATACTCTGTAATACTAAATTGATATTTTTTATTATCTAAGCTAACGATATTATTTTGTTTAACGGTATTTAAATCCGGTCTAACTTCCGTAACGGTATATTTTATCTCTTGATTTTTACTATCAAATTTAGGAAGATTAGAAAATTCTACCTGCCAATTATTTTCAGGTTTTGCTATTTGATGTTTATACTTATAAACTCCATTCTCAAGTAAAAATATTTCCACTTCTTTTGCCGCTTCACCGTTTGACCAAGTCTTTTGAGCCGTAACTTTAACCTTTTTAGATTCTTTTAAAATATTCTTAATAGTGAAATTGTTATCTGAATTTTTTATATACTCAACATCAAATGTTTTTTCATTCAGTTGTATTTTTTTGTCAATTTCTCCTACTTCTCGAACTGTATAGACATGTTTTTTAACGTCTGTCCCTACTTTTTCGTATTCTTTTAAATCTGTAAAGGTATATGACCAATTATTTGATTTATTCAGTTCTTTGACTTCTCCCTCTTTTACCCCGTCTTTATATAGTTGTACCAGTATTTTTTCTACAGGGTCTTTTAAATTTTCTCCTTTTTCATCTTTAAATTCCTTATTCACATGGACATTTGTTCGTTTTACATCGTTATAAACTTTTAGAAGTTTCCCTACAATATCCGTATCTTTCATTTCAAATTCCATGGTCTGAGCTGTCGCCGGATTAAAGTCAATCCAATTAGGCGCTTTAATCTCTTTTACTTTATATTTCCCAATAGGAAGATTTTTAATATTAGCGATACCCTTATTATCTGTTTTTAAAATAATAGTATCTTTTCCGTCTATAATTGCCGAATTATCTTCTTTTTTTAGACTAAATTCAACGTCCGGTATTCCTATTGATGTTCCTTTTAAATATTTTAAGATTTTTAGTTCGCCTTTTACAGTTCCCGTAACTTCACCGTCTGCATAAATATTTTTTACAGTATAGTTAAAATCTTTCCCCACTACTTTTTCTTTATTGTATTCGTGATACCATGCTTTTGATTTATTTACAAATTCTTTTTGATTTTTGTTTATTATTTTTGTTTTGTAGTAAATTGAAAAATGATTTAAAGAAGCATATCCCTGAGGTATGTATATTGATATTTTATTACCATTTACACTAATAGATGATCCTTTATAATAATGTGCAAATTCATTTAAGGCATTAGCTCCATTGAATATTTTAGAATGTGTCCCTTCAACTGTGATATAAAAACTGTTTTTAACAAGTTCTTGTCCACCTTGAATTTCATCCTCAATCCTAATTTCTTTATTAACATGAGTTTTTCTCATATTTGCATTTAACCACCAATTAATATGCTCCGTATCTTGTGGATCTATATTACCTGTCTTGTAGTAAAATACACTTTCCGTTCCTGATTCCGGCTTGGTAACAGAAACCTGCACCCTTTTATTCCCCGAAACAATATCACCCGTCTTAATATCTTCTTTTGAAGTTTGAGTAGTGTTTCTTCCTGTAATTTCAAAAGTTGCCCAACCCTCTACATCATCTAAATTGTTAACTTTATCATTAAATCTAATTACAGCCTTATCTACAGTTACTTCCAAATCTGCCACATGCTGACCTTTAACTTCCAACTGTATTTTTTTACTATACCCTTCAAAAGTAGGTTGACCGGTTTTCTGCCAAGTAACCTCTATAAAATCTCCACCTTTAATATTATGAGCGGTGTTTTCTTTAAATTTTAATTGAACGGTAGTTCTCCCACCGTCTTGAATATTATTATTACTTACCGTTAAATCGGTAACAACTTTATCGCTTATATTATTTTCTTGTGCATAACTTTTACCAATTCCTAAAGAAGCACTTAGCGTAGTTAGTAAAAGTAATATACTTAATATACCTGCACTTAACTTATTTCGCATTATTTTTTAAATCCTTTCTGTCTTTCTTATTCCGTTTCTATAATTATTATCATTATTTTTTATTATATTTCTCTGTTATTAATCTATAATTTTTTTTTTAGCCATTTTTATTTCCTCACTTTTTGTTCTATTTTGTTGATATTCTAATATATAGATAAGAAGGCGGCGGTTTTAAGTAAATTTCTTACTTAGCCCCACCCCTTCTTATGAGTGTGTTATAAATATCAGGATATAATTAGTTGCTAGGTCCACTAATTATCCTTTTTCATTATACAACTTTAATATGTAATAAGTGTGAAATTAAGAAAAAATAATATAGTTTTTCTCAAAAAATATTTATTCACATATTGT
Protein-coding regions in this window:
- a CDS encoding Cna B-type domain-containing protein — translated: MRNKLSAGILSILLLLTTLSASLGIGKSYAQENNISDKVVTDLTVSNNNIQDGGRTTVQLKFKENTAHNIKGGDFIEVTWQKTGQPTFEGYSKKIQLEVKGQHVADLEVTVDKAVIRFNDKVNNLDDVEGWATFEITGRNTTQTSKEDIKTGDIVSGNKRVQVSVTKPESGTESVFYYKTGNIDPQDTEHINWWLNANMRKTHVNKEIRIEDEIQGGQELVKNSFYITVEGTHSKIFNGANALNEFAHYYKGSSISVNGNKISIYIPQGYASLNHFSIYYKTKIINKNQKEFVNKSKAWYHEYNKEKVVGKDFNYTVKNIYADGEVTGTVKGELKILKYLKGTSIGIPDVEFSLKKEDNSAIIDGKDTIILKTDNKGIANIKNLPIGKYKVKEIKAPNWIDFNPATAQTMEFEMKDTDIVGKLLKVYNDVKRTNVHVNKEFKDEKGENLKDPVEKILVQLYKDGVKEGEVKELNKSNNWSYTFTDLKEYEKVGTDVKKHVYTVREVGEIDKKIQLNEKTFDVEYIKNSDNNFTIKNILKESKKVKVTAQKTWSNGEAAKEVEIFLLENGVYKYKHQIAKPENNWQVEFSNLPKFDSKNQEIKYTVTEVRPDLNTVKQNNIVSLDNKKYQFSITEYKKYNFVIDNKYIPEILPKPKKKDVVVSKISFNDDKTISEVVGAKIRIFEGEDGRIVDEWITEKGKNHTIKDLEVGKKYTFREIFAPTGFKAVTDFIFSVDEKGKITIHSTLTSGKAEYKDGKLVVTDDREVIPTPPVPTPPTPTPPVPTPPTPTPPVPTPPTPTPPVPAPPAPTPPVPTPPVPTPPVPTPPTPDKPTDKEEQPPKSKDNIPKKNKKITKLPNTGEVPNSNFVLGIFGLILAFVIKRKYIK